The following are encoded in a window of Thiohalobacter sp. IOR34 genomic DNA:
- the serS gene encoding serine--tRNA ligase, translated as MLDPKLLRTDLDNVARQLARRGFRLDTERLRELEEARKRLQVRTEELQAERNRRSKAIGKAKAAGEDIQPLLDEVAGLGEQLEGVKSELDSLQAELNEILLAIPNLPHPEIPDGDSEEDNRELRRWGTPREFDFEPKDHVDVGQALGGLDFEAAAKISGARFAVMRGGIARLHRALIQFMLDTHGRVHGYQEVYVPYLVNADSLRGTGQLPKFEEDLFATASEPRYYLIPTAEVPVTNLVRGEILEAADLPLRLVCHTPCFRSEAGSHGKDTRGMIRQHQFEKVELVQVVRPEDSAQALEMLTGHAEAILQQLELPYRVMELCAGDIGFSATRTYDLEVWLPGQGKYREISSCSSFGDFQARRMQARWRNPETGKPELVHTLNGSGLAAGRTLVAILENYQQADGSVTVPEVLRPYLGGIERLAG; from the coding sequence ATGCTCGACCCCAAACTGCTCAGAACCGACCTGGACAATGTGGCACGCCAGCTGGCCCGTCGCGGCTTTCGTCTCGACACCGAGCGGCTGCGCGAGCTGGAGGAGGCGCGCAAGCGGCTGCAGGTGCGTACCGAGGAACTCCAGGCAGAGCGCAACCGTCGCTCCAAGGCGATCGGCAAGGCCAAGGCCGCCGGCGAGGACATCCAGCCGCTGCTCGACGAGGTGGCCGGCCTCGGCGAGCAGCTTGAGGGGGTCAAGAGCGAGCTGGACAGTCTCCAGGCGGAGCTGAACGAGATCCTGCTGGCCATTCCCAACCTGCCGCATCCCGAGATCCCGGACGGCGACAGTGAGGAGGACAACCGCGAGCTGCGCCGCTGGGGCACGCCGCGCGAGTTCGACTTCGAGCCGAAGGATCACGTCGATGTCGGCCAGGCCCTGGGTGGCCTGGACTTCGAGGCCGCGGCGAAGATCTCCGGAGCACGCTTCGCCGTGATGCGCGGCGGCATCGCCCGTCTGCACCGGGCCCTGATCCAGTTCATGCTCGACACCCATGGCCGGGTGCACGGCTACCAGGAGGTGTATGTCCCCTATCTGGTCAACGCCGACAGCCTGCGCGGCACCGGCCAGTTGCCCAAGTTCGAGGAGGACCTGTTCGCCACCGCCAGTGAACCGCGCTATTACCTGATCCCCACCGCCGAAGTGCCGGTGACCAACCTGGTGCGTGGCGAGATCCTGGAGGCGGCGGACCTGCCGCTGCGCCTCGTTTGCCACACGCCCTGTTTCCGTTCCGAGGCCGGCTCGCACGGCAAGGACACCCGGGGCATGATCCGCCAGCACCAGTTCGAGAAGGTGGAGCTGGTGCAGGTGGTGCGGCCGGAGGACTCGGCCCAGGCCCTGGAGATGCTGACCGGCCATGCCGAGGCCATCCTCCAGCAACTGGAGCTGCCCTACCGGGTGATGGAGCTGTGCGCTGGCGACATCGGTTTCTCTGCCACCCGCACCTACGACCTGGAGGTCTGGCTGCCGGGGCAGGGCAAGTACCGGGAGATCTCCTCCTGCAGCAGCTTCGGCGATTTCCAGGCGCGACGCATGCAGGCCCGCTGGCGCAACCCGGAAACCGGCAAGCCGGAGCTGGTGCACACCCTGAACGGCTCCGGGCTGGCCGCCGGCCGTACCCTGGTCGCCATCCTCGAGAACTACCAGCAGGCCGACGGCAGCGTTACGGTTCCGGAAGTGCTCCGACCCTACCTGGGTGGGATTGAACGCCTCGCCGGCTGA
- a CDS encoding DUF190 domain-containing protein, with translation MSTIDITFVRIYLSEESGLKKKLLARLHDEEKVRGVTVFRGISGFGQSGHMHSSDLIDMSLDLPIVIEFFDEPAKVAAILEHLSELVPPGHMVSWPAEVHD, from the coding sequence ATGAGCACCATCGACATTACCTTCGTGCGCATCTACCTCAGCGAGGAGAGCGGTCTGAAGAAGAAGCTGCTGGCGCGGCTGCACGACGAGGAGAAGGTGCGCGGCGTGACCGTGTTCCGTGGCATCAGCGGCTTCGGCCAGTCGGGCCACATGCATTCCTCGGACCTGATCGACATGTCGCTGGACCTGCCGATCGTCATCGAGTTCTTCGACGAGCCGGCCAAGGTGGCGGCCATCCTCGAACACCTCTCGGAGCTGGTGCCGCCGGGGCACATGGTCAGCTGGCCGGCCGAGGTCCACGACTGA
- the crcB gene encoding fluoride efflux transporter CrcB, which yields MQWLAIAAGGAIGALLRYGMSNGVYALAGRGFPYGTLAVNVLGSLLMGILFVLLIERLDTGPALRAFWLIGLLGAFTTFSTFSIETLNLVESGETLKALGNVLLSVLLCVGAAALGVLAGRQL from the coding sequence ATGCAATGGCTGGCCATCGCTGCCGGCGGTGCGATCGGTGCGCTGCTGCGCTACGGCATGTCCAATGGCGTCTATGCCCTGGCGGGACGCGGCTTTCCCTATGGCACCCTGGCGGTGAACGTGCTCGGCAGTCTGCTGATGGGTATCCTCTTCGTACTGCTGATCGAGCGGCTCGACACGGGGCCGGCGCTGCGTGCCTTCTGGCTGATCGGCCTGCTCGGCGCCTTCACCACCTTTTCCACCTTTTCCATCGAGACCCTCAACCTGGTGGAGTCCGGTGAGACGTTGAAGGCGCTGGGCAACGTGCTGCTCAGCGTGCTGCTCTGCGTCGGCGCGGCGGCACTGGGGGTACTGGCCGGGAGGCAGCTATGA
- a CDS encoding replication-associated recombination protein A — translation MSQSEAYRPLADRMRPRSLEEFTGQQHLLGPGKPLRLAIESGRLHSMLFWGPPGTGKTTLARLLARTAGAEFITLSAVLAGVKDIRQAVEQARLLREARGRLTILFVDEVHRFNKAQQDAFLPHVEDGTLIFVGATTENPSFELNNALLSRARTYVLKRLDKAALRTIVDQALADAERGLGARDICMETALRDRLAEAADGDARRALNLLEIAADLAEEVDGRLQIQEAVLNEVLAGGLRRFDKGGEAFYDQISALHKAVRGSAPDAALYWLARMLDGGCDPLYLARRIVRMASEDIGLADPRALTLCMQAWDVQERLGSPEGELALAQAVVYLACAAKSNAVYMAFKAAMKDARAQGSLEVPLHLRNAPTRLMKELGYGKRYRYAHDEPEGYAAGENYFPEEMAGTRYYQPVPRGLEKKIAEKLDHLRALDRAARQAAKKQ, via the coding sequence ATGTCGCAGAGCGAAGCCTACCGCCCCCTGGCCGACCGCATGCGGCCGCGCAGCCTGGAGGAGTTCACCGGTCAGCAGCACCTGCTCGGCCCCGGCAAGCCGCTGCGCCTGGCCATCGAGAGCGGTCGTCTGCACTCCATGCTGTTCTGGGGGCCGCCGGGCACCGGCAAGACCACCCTGGCGCGGCTGCTGGCCAGGACCGCAGGGGCGGAATTCATCACCCTGTCGGCGGTGCTGGCCGGGGTCAAGGACATCCGCCAGGCGGTGGAGCAGGCGCGTCTGCTGCGCGAGGCACGTGGCCGGCTGACCATCCTCTTCGTCGACGAGGTGCACCGCTTCAACAAGGCCCAGCAGGACGCCTTCCTGCCGCACGTCGAGGACGGCACCCTGATCTTCGTCGGCGCCACCACCGAGAACCCGTCCTTCGAGCTGAACAACGCCCTGCTGTCGCGGGCCCGCACCTATGTGCTGAAACGCCTCGACAAGGCCGCGCTGCGGACCATCGTCGATCAGGCACTGGCCGATGCGGAACGTGGTCTCGGGGCGCGGGACATCTGCATGGAGACGGCGCTGCGCGACCGGCTGGCCGAGGCCGCCGACGGCGATGCCCGCCGCGCCCTCAACCTGCTGGAGATCGCCGCCGATCTCGCCGAGGAGGTGGACGGTCGGCTGCAGATCCAGGAAGCGGTGCTCAACGAGGTGCTGGCTGGTGGCCTGCGGCGTTTCGACAAGGGCGGCGAGGCCTTCTACGACCAGATCTCGGCGCTGCACAAGGCGGTGCGCGGCTCGGCGCCCGATGCCGCCCTGTACTGGCTGGCGCGCATGCTCGATGGCGGCTGCGATCCGCTGTACCTGGCGAGGCGCATCGTGCGCATGGCCTCCGAGGACATCGGTCTGGCCGATCCACGGGCCCTTACCCTGTGCATGCAGGCCTGGGATGTGCAGGAACGCCTGGGCAGTCCCGAGGGCGAGCTGGCCCTGGCCCAGGCCGTGGTCTATCTGGCCTGCGCCGCCAAGAGCAATGCCGTCTACATGGCCTTCAAGGCGGCGATGAAGGATGCCCGGGCGCAGGGATCGCTGGAGGTGCCCCTGCACCTGCGCAATGCCCCGACCCGGCTGATGAAGGAACTGGGCTACGGCAAACGCTACCGCTATGCCCATGACGAACCCGAGGGCTATGCCGCCGGCGAGAACTATTTTCCCGAGGAGATGGCCGGGACCCGCTACTACCAGCCGGTGCCGCGCGGCCTGGAGAAGAAGATCGCCGAGAAGCTGGACCACCTGCGTGCCCTGGACCGCGCGGCGCGCCAGGCGGCGAAGAAGCAGTGA
- the lolA gene encoding outer membrane lipoprotein chaperone LolA, with protein sequence MPTRTFILLFALLAGLAQPLAATENGPFDRFFDGLQAYRAGFEQTQRDAYGEILQQAAGRVAIKRPGRFRWDYEQPYQQLILGDGERLWSYDADLEQVTVRPQREALDGTPAVLLSDGRNPRRLFEVRRLAVAGKQTRYELRPRSEERQFERIRLDFEGDMLSGMTLVDGFGQVTEIRFLDPERNPPLDDALFRFQPPPGVDVIGE encoded by the coding sequence ATGCCGACACGGACATTCATCCTGCTGTTCGCGCTGCTGGCTGGTCTGGCGCAGCCGCTTGCCGCGACGGAGAACGGGCCTTTCGACCGTTTCTTCGATGGCCTGCAGGCCTACCGGGCGGGCTTCGAACAGACCCAGCGCGACGCCTATGGCGAGATCCTGCAGCAGGCTGCGGGACGGGTTGCGATCAAGCGCCCGGGCCGTTTCCGCTGGGACTACGAGCAGCCCTACCAGCAGTTGATCCTCGGTGACGGCGAACGCCTCTGGAGCTATGACGCCGACCTGGAACAGGTCACGGTGCGGCCACAGCGCGAGGCCCTGGACGGCACCCCGGCGGTGCTGCTCAGCGACGGCCGCAATCCGCGCCGGTTGTTCGAGGTGCGGCGGCTGGCCGTGGCGGGGAAGCAGACCCGCTATGAGCTGCGGCCGCGCAGCGAGGAGCGGCAGTTCGAACGCATCCGCCTCGACTTCGAGGGCGACATGCTGAGCGGCATGACGCTGGTCGACGGCTTCGGCCAGGTGACGGAGATCCGTTTCCTCGACCCCGAGCGCAACCCTCCGCTGGACGACGCCCTGTTCCGCTTCCAGCCACCGCCCGGTGTCGACGTCATCGGCGAATGA